In the Topomyia yanbarensis strain Yona2022 chromosome 3, ASM3024719v1, whole genome shotgun sequence genome, one interval contains:
- the LOC131692120 gene encoding RING finger protein vilya translates to MASTLWIHCNLCYYLLYRKDRKFYQLTCLHVFCKNCMAHSNRGTTCPVCKRQGIKFVEICNSMDNKVKILYAPTPAKSIEVTSKSINFQLKQKQHLIDQLVATEDKLDKADKAEQVLRQKIYESQQKYCKVRGQRRSMQDALRQQADSSPEQTLEAQSDRRKHSTHQMNFFDCNSGSTNSTRTKRTSSSRDSRDSFLNLKGGTSTSSDSIRSVNFGTTPSSGANSAGQISNLLHGMKIGHR, encoded by the exons ATGGCCTCAACACTCTGGATCCACTGTAATCTGTGTTACTATTTATTGTATCGAAAGGACCGAAAATTTTACCAACTAACTTGCCTCCATGTGTTTTGCAAAAATTGCATGGCTCATAGCA ATCGCGGAACCACTTGTCCCGTTTGTAAAAGACAAGGAATTAAATTTGTGGAAATATGCAATTCG ATGGACAATAAAGTGAAAATTCTGTACGCACCAACTCCTGCGAAATCTATAGAAGTAACTTCAAAATCTATAAACTTCCAACTAAAGCAGAAGCAACACCTAATCGATCAGCTGGTTGCAACC GAAGACAAATTGGATAAAGCTGATAAAGCGGAACAGGTTCTGCGACAAAAGATATATGAATCACAGCAAAAATATTGCAAAGTTCGTGGACAGCGACGCAGTATGCAGGATGCGCTTCGACAACAGGCAGATTCCTCTCCGGAGCAAACTTTGGAAGCACAGAGTGATCGTAGGAAGCATTCGACGCATCAGATGAACTTTTTcgactgtaactccggaagcacgAACAGCACCCGGACTAAGCGAACATCTAGCAGC CGAGATTCACGCGATTCTTTTTTGAATTTGAAG GGAGGAACCTCGACATCTTCCGATTCAATCAGGTCGGTCAACTTTGGAACCACACCTTCCAGCGGTGCGAATTCCGCTGGCCAGATAAGTAACCTGTTGCACGGGATGAAAATTGGCCACAGATAA